A genomic stretch from Schaalia odontolytica includes:
- a CDS encoding RpiB/LacA/LacB family sugar-phosphate isomerase has protein sequence MLTVKDKHVVVGADFAGHPLKEAVKAHLEERGWTVTDLTPDAETAPMYHRVGFMLGAQIAEGKFERALAFCGTGMGIHIAASKCPHVHAAVCESVPAARRCAAANNANLLAMGAFYVAPRTAMAMADAFLESSLGSGYEDWDGFYEYHRIGYDECENFDYEAYRANGFEVVNPGSAVLAEQPKGLAY, from the coding sequence ATGCTGACAGTTAAAGACAAGCACGTCGTCGTCGGCGCCGACTTCGCCGGGCACCCCCTCAAGGAAGCCGTCAAGGCCCACCTGGAGGAGAGGGGCTGGACGGTCACCGACCTGACGCCCGACGCCGAGACCGCGCCCATGTACCACCGCGTCGGCTTCATGCTCGGCGCGCAGATCGCCGAAGGCAAGTTCGAGCGGGCCCTCGCGTTCTGCGGTACCGGCATGGGTATCCACATCGCCGCCTCCAAGTGCCCCCACGTGCACGCGGCCGTGTGCGAATCAGTGCCCGCCGCGCGGCGCTGCGCGGCCGCCAACAACGCGAACCTGCTCGCCATGGGCGCCTTCTACGTCGCCCCGCGCACCGCGATGGCCATGGCCGACGCCTTCCTCGAGTCCTCCCTAGGCTCCGGGTACGAGGACTGGGACGGTTTCTACGAGTACCACCGCATCGGCTACGACGAATGCGAAAACTTCGACTACGAGGCCTACAGGGCCAACGGCTTCGAGGTCGTCAACCCGGGAA
- a CDS encoding ABC transporter permease, with protein sequence MSTLLASPRLAFLKKDSYMTRLIIVFLLLLIFFAAVRPGPFFAVRTWQSMAVQFPEFGLMSLGVMFTMFTAGIDLSVVAIANVTSICAALTLRATLADAVTPSSMGLAVAIALGVALVVGVACGLINGTLVAVLKIPPILATLGTLELFGGVALILTQGKPVSGVPAAFGAAFTGKVIGLVPIPLVVFLVCALVAGLIVAFTGFGTTILMLGTNDAAARFSGLKVKSLLIRTYVLSGVMAAMAGIVMLANYNSAKADYGASYTLLTVLIVVLGGVNPNGGTGRLSGVLLSILMLQVLSSGLNMFPSISNFYRPLIWGGVLLLVICMNEGVFSFTKLRRITKGHSHADS encoded by the coding sequence ATGTCAACGCTTCTCGCCTCCCCGCGCCTCGCTTTCCTCAAAAAGGACAGCTACATGACGCGACTGATCATCGTCTTCCTCCTCCTGCTCATCTTCTTCGCCGCCGTGCGCCCCGGCCCCTTCTTCGCCGTGCGCACCTGGCAGTCGATGGCCGTCCAATTCCCCGAATTCGGCCTCATGAGCCTGGGCGTCATGTTCACCATGTTCACCGCCGGCATCGACCTGTCCGTCGTCGCCATCGCCAACGTCACCTCGATCTGCGCGGCCCTCACGCTGCGCGCCACGCTCGCCGACGCCGTCACCCCCTCGTCCATGGGGCTCGCCGTCGCCATCGCCCTGGGAGTCGCCCTGGTGGTCGGGGTCGCGTGCGGCCTCATCAACGGCACGCTCGTCGCCGTCCTGAAGATCCCACCCATCCTCGCCACCCTCGGCACCCTCGAACTCTTCGGCGGCGTCGCCCTCATCCTCACCCAGGGCAAGCCCGTCTCCGGAGTACCAGCCGCCTTCGGCGCCGCGTTCACCGGGAAGGTGATCGGCCTCGTGCCCATCCCCCTCGTCGTGTTCCTCGTGTGCGCCCTCGTCGCCGGACTCATCGTCGCCTTCACGGGCTTCGGCACCACGATCCTCATGCTCGGCACCAACGACGCGGCGGCGCGATTCTCCGGCCTGAAAGTCAAGAGCCTGCTGATCCGCACCTACGTGCTCTCCGGCGTCATGGCCGCCATGGCTGGCATCGTCATGCTCGCGAACTATAACTCCGCGAAAGCCGACTACGGCGCCTCCTACACGCTGCTCACAGTCCTCATCGTCGTCCTCGGCGGCGTCAACCCCAACGGAGGCACGGGGCGCCTCTCCGGCGTCCTCCTGTCCATCCTCATGCTCCAGGTCCTCTCCTCGGGCCTGAACATGTTCCCCAGCATCTCCAACTTCTACAGGCCGCTCATCTGGGGAGGCGTCCTCCTGCTCGTTATCTGCATGAACGAGGGCGTCTTCTCCTTCACCAAACTGCGCAGAATCACGAAAGGACACTCCCATGCTGACAGTTAA